TCCGTTTCtacctcttcttctttttttttttggtaaaactacctcttcttctttctcaccAATGTTCTCTTTTTTATCTCCCACTTCTTTCTCTTTCTATAAGTGTGAAACGGGAAAGTGTGTTTCTGTATGTTCTTTTCGGGCAGCGAGCAAAGACAGGGAAGGGTAGTGTCCTTTTATCCAAGATTCCGCACTCGTTGTCTTTCTTTcccattattttttaatttcacaTTTAATTTCCTTTATTCAAAACTACTTACAGATATTTAGACAAAACTCCATGCACGCATAACTAAGAAAAAAGTTAAAGAAAACGGTAAGAaatgtttatttctttcttttaattcttttaGTATCTAAGTAAACATGGTTAATTAACTAATTGTTATAAATTTAAGAGACATGGTGGAGTCATGGAACTAAAGCTTGGATAATTTTATTCACATTTGCTTCTCTTTTATTCTCACTTTCTCACTGGATGTGTGTAAGATGTGAGATTAAAGTGATAGATAGACTTTACTTTTGATCCAACTCTATTTCCTTTAGGCTGTGGAGTGAATTATTAGTTTGAAAATAAATGTCTTTTGGAATCTTCACTTACCACTATTTTAGATTGATCTATGGAAAGATAAATAGGAATTCAAACGAAAGGCATTGTGAATTGATATAGAAACCCAAAaccaatattttcttttcaacctaacaatataaatagttaaaagCTCTAAAACTAACCTCTATTGTTTTCTGTATATACTCTCTAGTCTCTAATTGCTgttcaaaaaggaaaaatacaCTCTAATTAATCGATTCGATGCTTAACTCACTATGAGAGCCCACCCTAACCAGTGCCTAAGGAAATCCCAACCAGTTGGTAACCAAAAGAAagaagttaatatatatatttataatttgcATCGTATTAATGAAGAATGGCCGGGTTGTCCATCTGCCAAGCCTTTGGCTGCACAGCTTGGTCAGGACGGGTTAACCAACGAAAAACCCATACCTGGATCAGATCAAGTCTATCTATAACCCTAACGATTTCTAACTTCATAAATGATCAAAATTTTGTCCACTTGTAGATTCGAATATCAAACTACTAACATCTTTAGTCAAATAAAAATTGCTAGCATCTAAACAAATAAATCTTGCTTTAACCTTCTAAATATTAATCCTTTGATCACTTCTACAAATCTAATCATATATTACAACCAATCCTTAATTTCATCTGATTGATAATACTTTTTTCACTTATGATACTTAGTTCTCACTATATTATAATATCAATGTGAACGCACGTAAACAAGAGCATGTTTATTGCAGGGTTCTTACGATGGGGTTCGTAACGTAATATGAAAATCATCtcttaattttaattaagaaaaccTAAAAGTTAAGAGACGGTTCTTATATTACGCTAAGAACCCCACCCTAAGAATCTAGCAATAAACATGGCCTAAGGTCCATTTCAAACCGATCACATTAGattgatattatattatatttagtaaATCACATAACTTTCCTGATTTCAGTTTAAACATCAGAAAATTATTAGTTAGGACAACTTTTATCAGGTTTATTCTGCAAATTCAAGATTTGAATAAATCCAAACAATTGAGAtatgaataaatttttaaagatttgTTACAAGTTTTATAGGTTTCGAAGAAATGTCgaaattttttaagaaatcttttaaattttaaatatttatttaaaataatatttattttttcaacagttaatctctataatattatttgagaagtcagtttcctatgtgtcgcgctcacgttaactctcacgatggttgattacatggatacctttaatgaatttaaattattacagttaaatatttttattgacttttatttagtttcctttttaaaattttccaaataacatatataacaaaaaggaaacatttataaagtttaaaagcaaattaaaaaacgaaaatatatgcctatataatatgatttcattaaaaaggaaagttcaaaataagtaatattccatttaaaaaaataaaataaaatgtaataaaatactttatttatatctatattttcttagttggaaaacatatatttgtatataatgtgattccataaaataaaatttcacatagataatcttgatattaaaaaaataattattatttattttaaacataattttaaacaatacaatttcaaaataatagaaatctttttatatatctatctattttcttagatgattacataaaataattaagtaacataaacaaatatattttaattgactaaagatagtttataattagtattattgaaatgttttatttattttcattatgtttacctttttttttttgataaaatgttaaatttattgatcatcattGAAAAGAATGTTTTATGTACAAAAGAACTTTGATCCTATGTATGAGTTCTAAACCATAGTTGCATAAGACCTCTCAGGCGAGGCTTCTTTGTGTAACCCGTAGACATGATCTTATTTCTCACAGTTTTGTCGATGATTTTAGCCAGTTGACCATGTTGCTTAGGCTTCTTTAGATGCTTCTTATCATTGCGCTCCCTCCAAATCATGTAGACAGTAGTTTGAAAAATTAGCCTCAGAAGAATGTAGTTGAGGTAACCGAAACTATGCGTTGTAAGGTACTGCAGAGTGGTTTCCCAATCCGGATCAGGGGGCCTCCCCAACAAGGTGCCTACTGTTTCAATCCAAAGCATATAGGTATAAGGACAGGCAAAAAACAAATGGTCTCTTGATTCAAGAGGTTCCCCACAAAACAGACATCCTTGTGTTTGACCCCAAGCACGCATTCTAGCACCAGTCGAAATTCTATTCTTCACGCCAGCCAGGTTATAAATGCAAACCGCGGCACTCTATATGAGAACCAGACCACTTTACTCCAGTCTTGGGAAGGGTAATGAGTACGAATTCTGTGCCATGTCTCTGAAGTGGAGAAATGTTTGCAGAAATCAGTATCATTTTTGCGCCACAAAACAGCATCTTGCGCTTGTCTATTCTCTGGCAGAGGATGATCTTCCACCAAGCTGATGAGCTCTCGCATATCTCTGTCTCGACATCGTCTAAAACCCCATCCTGCCTCATTCCGCACGTCACAAATTAGAGCAGACCTAGCAATGCCGAGTTTGAAGGTCCCTGACTCTCCTGCAATATCAATCAATCTACCTCTCGGATGCCACATGTCCGTCCAAAAGCGTGTAGTCTGACCATTATGAACCTCTGTACTTAAGAACTGTTTTGCCGTTTCTCTCAGTTTCAGTAGCTTCCTCCAAACCCAAGAACCCAGACCAGTGTCTCTGATATCCCAAAAGGATTCACTTCGAATCATATacttgatgttaggagttttgaggctcctaagtcaaatgatagtatagtggaagaTGTTGTCGAACCAGATTTGAGGGATTTAAaatcagagagaatgcaagtatttgcataatctaagtgcaaccagtgatttgatgaattctaaactaatgattaaagctaatgcaaaacagtaaaatgatactcttaagctattggaaaggagaactcatgggtatagggatttagaccttgggtgatcaggtttcgatcTAAGGA
The Raphanus sativus cultivar WK10039 chromosome 1, ASM80110v3, whole genome shotgun sequence DNA segment above includes these coding regions:
- the LOC108845829 gene encoding uncharacterized protein LOC108845829 — protein: MIRSESFWDIRDTGLGSWVWRKLLKLRETAKQFLSTEVHNGQTTRFWTDMWHPRGRLIDIAGESGTFKLGIARSALICDVRNEAGWGFRRCRDRDMRELISLVEDHPLPENRQAQDAVLWRKNDTDFCKHFSTSETWHRIRTHYPSQDWSKVVWFSYRVPRFAFITWLA